Proteins co-encoded in one Diprion similis isolate iyDipSimi1 chromosome 13, iyDipSimi1.1, whole genome shotgun sequence genomic window:
- the LOC124414023 gene encoding uncharacterized protein LOC124414023 isoform X1 — protein MLTMKISRRWLLQLLVTGSAVYGILAAAHTEEFTKATTLTDQRVNPLADNDVPGVRPLPTAVSNHETSKGQVLTATVGSDALSTYPLSGSEKVLATGNFKGNENVAKDLLSSTASTTAAYASSINMTRIAKELADSKETRVPSFENPAKDGPEFATESSGRALQGNSIGMQGEGKPDTRNSLHGNITDLSDVSMDEDDKDLEGGEYLASGNVTGLNFLADAPGPVELSPVQGAEVRCTQGNETYAPGAEVYRNCEERCVCSKDGRINDCRPLTCAPPFFRAGREIGDPLCRESSIPGEPCCVAVVCAQDSETEPEEFCYLGNETVPRGGTVEDGCSQVCVCEARGKLKCRPRCPSNSTSTSMATMMASNTNQPDKCVPVPDPRDACCTITLCDVTLGDHEIKPDFPSAEPYGNLIRIEAVNSTAMKLFFTNNTTPRNVTIQLSTDNVLWRAEKLREDKIIGGLEPSRTYYVRAIDGVGNRPIVTPLQVKLPGQPIASPTTTGTDSKGTEAAGVCNHRGTSYKIGAEWYDECISFCTCSEDVQGNGPKTECATIECPTDFGLDVLDPNCLDWESVPADFVPVAPRCCSQEVRCKNNGSCLYQDKMYNNWSEIPTNVTGCDKRCYCEMGNVSCQPACPPVPALPPTNLECPPTHASLRHLPGDECCLHWVCGKPSEASLPTTIGRNGTSTYSGPLATDSIDQLQPIGDKKIPSISEPIDQQKWTVMQGLSDRYTTIPRRKSHESAANFDSIINPDSTDDHGLIHYPMDPGHPTSQHTTVTAIPLTSASPTPPPYHGPYDPNFVLTQPSTEDIFRLTPRTHVKANHLIQVPKDKLKSRTESKKPIELMKPTNDATATGDVTRFAPPITPEKYENSSQLIPTLDKILPVSATKGSQDAPATATATTHVSPSDQKTNYTPFTHHLRAPNLIPATLLNDEVAVPHFQNHRETTIYRGTSPPTQAASTTTAAKFDGPKTVAPYDHWNDDPQSATRVSVTDNRFHLDHSTKPSRVVYLGNPMPNQLSYGPGILHPNTRNLPEELHSLIKLRHPGLVRLEEYPHGGDQNLYDTVVDLGAGAEGQRGDDGVLYRPGSLQYFNPREITETGGEYDVPQSSELPSGARQHIEKLLLHVGKKDPNPGPFQRYPGGEGPILRSGPPLHGSVPLSLPQDSGQFTRLNHPFSGTTIVHDTHSFPVSGLDHGLPSGFPIQGGPEIQSSSDQITVQTLEAVTEDRVRLVFTVPRILVGLHGRVEVRYTSEMMNSDPSTWKSQIFAPPDDLIATQQLEFELGDLAPSTEYKVIVMVKLRDLSNSPISKIYRVVTLEAENTDAATLPPQIPTDAELTVAETNSTWANIVWRKFTEYELQFIDGVQLRYKEIAGKVYAATPLIHRAVTSYVLENLKPSATYQVEIYFIPFPGQPNELVSEKSINFTTSSAPDPYAFDINVAIKGIKSTEVEVAWKGVPYPEDKYVNIYRAIYQSDTGKEDTSTFKIAKRDSPAKTTIGELKPGTHYRLWIEVYLTNGRIKKSNVQDFVTKPGIPMSAGVLQQQGKLAAQVPLHEGDYYGPLVIVAIVASLAILSTLILLMMLMKRRTSSKADISPRKSTAAYDNPSYKTCENATPSVCCNGHEIETETIR, from the exons ATGCTAACCATGAAGATTTCGAGACGGTGGTTATTACAGTTACTGGTAACCGGATCAGCCGTCTATGGTATACTAGCTGCTGCGCACACCGAAGAATTCACGAAGGCTACAACGTTAACCGACCAACGAGTAAATCCTCTGG CTGACAATGACGTACCTGGTGTGCGACCGTTGCCCACGGCCGTCTCAAACCACGAGACGTCAAAGGGACAAGTTCTTACTGCGACGGTCGGAAGTGACGCACTGTCCACGTATCCTCTGAGCGGGAGCGAAAAAGTCTTGGCAACCGGTAATTTCAAAGGAAACGAAAACGTAGCCAAAGATCTACTATCGTCAACGGCATCGACGACTGCCGCGTATGCTTCGTCGATTAATATGACAAGAATAGCCAAAGAGCTAGCTGATTCGAAGGAGACACGCGTACCATCCTTCGAGAACCCGGCTAAAGATGGCCCAGAATTTGCAACAGAATCAAGCGGCCGTGCCCTGCAGGGAAATAGCATCGGTATGCAAGGTGAGGGAAAACCGGACACGAGAAATTCACTACACGGCAACATAACGGATTTAAGCGACGTCAGCATGGACGAGGATGACAAAGACCTCGAGGGTGGGGAGTATTTGGCGAGTGGAAACGTAACCGGGTTAAACTTTCTCGCGGATGCACCCGGACCTGTTGAGCTGTCACCTGTACAGGGTGCGGAGGTGAGATGTACCCAAGGCAATGAGACGTACGCGCCTGGAGCGGAGGTCTACAGAAATTGCGAGGAGCGATGCGTGTGTAGCAAGGACGGAAGAATCAATGATTGTCGGCCGCTTACTTGTGCGCCCCCATTTTTCCGCGCTGGAAGAGAAATCGGGGATCCCCTCTGTCGAGAGAGCTCAATACCAGGCGAGCCCTGTTGCGTTGCGGTAGTGTGTGCTCAAGATTCGG AAACGGAGCCGGAGGAATTCTGCTACCTGGGCAACGAAACCGTGCCAAGGGGTGGCACCGTCGAGGATGGATGCTCACAGGTGTGCGTATGCGAAGCGAGAGGAAAGCTCAAGTGCCGGCCAAGATGCCCTTCGAATTCGACGTCAACGTCAATGGCGACGATGATGGCATCGAACACGAACCAACCCGACAAGTGTGTCCCCGTACCCGATCCAAGAGACGCCTGCTGTACGATCACTCTCTGCGACGTGACTCTTGGCGACCACGAGATCAAGCCTGACTTTCCGTCGGCAGAGCCGTACGGTAATCTTATCAGAATAGAGGCGGTAAACTCGACCGCTATGAAACTGTTTTTCACCAACAATACGACACCGCGGAACGTCACGATTCAACTGTCAACGGATAATGTTCTTTGGAGGGCGGAGAAACTTCGCGAAG ATAAAATCATTGGAGGTTTGGAACCCTCCCGTACCTACTACGTTCGAGCGATCGACGGGGTGGGTAATCGGCCGATTGTGACGCCTCTGCAAGTCAAACTACCAGGTCAACCGATCGCGAGCCCTACAACAACTGGCACGGATAGTAAAGGCACCGAGGCAGCTGGTGTCTGCAATCACCGGGGTACATCGTACAAAATCGGCGCCGAATGGTACGACGAGTGCATATCGTTCTGCACTTGTAGCGAGGACGTTCAAGGGAATGGCCCAAAAACGGAATGCGCGACCATCGAGTGTCCGACCGACTTTGGTCTCGATGTGCTGGATCCGAACTGCCTCGACTGGGAGTCAGTGCCTGCAGATTTTGTGCCGGTAGCGCCCCGTTGTTGCTCCCAAGAGGTTAGGTGCAAAAACAACGGCTCCTGCCTTTACCAGGACAAAATGTACAACAATTGGAGTGAGATACCGACGAACGTAACCGGATGCGACAAGAGATGTTACTGCGAAATGGGAAACGTTTCCTGTCAACCAGCGTGCCCCCCCGTCCCAGCTTTGCCGCCAACGAATCTCGAATGCCCGCCGACTCACGCATCCCTGAGACATCTCCCCGGGGACGAGTGCTGCTTGCACTGGGTATGCGGAAAACCCTCCGAAGCCTCGTTGCCCACGACGATCG GAAGGAACGGTACGTCAACGTATTCCGGCCCCTTAGCCACAGACAGTATCGACCAGCTGCAGCCGATTGGCGATAAAAAGATACCGAGTATAAGCGAACCGATTGACCAACAGAAATGGACCGTTATGCAGGGATTGTCGGATCGTTACACAACGATCCCTAGACGAAAATCGCACGAGAGTGCGGCTAATTTTGACTCGATTATTAACCCCGACTCGACCGACGATCACGGACTAATCCACTACCCAATGGACCCGGGTCACCCGACGTCACAACACACCACCGTCACGGCCATACCATTGACGTCCGCATCGCCTACACCCCCACCTTACCACGGACCATATGACCCGAATTTCGTACTGACGCAACCTTCCACAGAGGACATCTTTCGATTGACGCCGCGGACCCACGTTAAAGCGAATCACCTAATACAGGTCCCCAAGGACAAGTTGAAATCGAGGACGGAATCGAAGAAACCTATCGAACTTATGAAACCGACCAACGACGCTACGGCCACAGGTGATGTGACGCGTTTCGCTCCCCCAATAACTCCGGAGAAGTATGAAAATTCGTCGCAATTGATTCCAACATTGGATAAGATTTTACCCGTATCGGCGACGAAGGGTTCGCAAGACGCGCCCGCCACCGCCACCGCCACCACCCACGTTTCGCCCTCTGACCAGAAAACCAATTACACGCCGTTTACCCACCACCTGCGCGCGCCCAACCTAATTCCCGCAACACTTCTCAACGACGAGGTTGCCGTACCTCATTTCCAAAATCACCGTGAGACCACGATCTACCGAGGCACGTCGCCTCCTACGCAGGCCGCAAGCACTACCACCGCCGCGAAGTTCGACGGGCCGAAAACTGTCGCACCATACGATCACTGGAACGATGACCCGCAATCAGCCACGAGGGTTTCGGTAACGGACAATCGATTTCACCTCGATCATAGTACAAAACCTTCACGCGTAGTATACCTTGGAAATCCGATGCCCAATCAGCTCTCGTACGGCCCAGGTATCCTACATCCGAATACTCGCAACTTGCCCGAAGAGTTACATAGCTTGATTAAACTCCGTCATCCTGGTCTGGTACGGCTGGAGGAATACCCACACGGCGGTGATCAGAATCTTTACGACACGGTGGTGGATCTGGGCGCGGGAGCAGAAGGACAACGCGGGGATGACGGGGTGCTGTACCGACCTGGCTCTTTGCAATATTTCAATCCTCGTGAAATTACTGAGACAGGTGGCGAATACGATGTACCCCAAAGCTCCGAGCTACCCAGCGGGGCACGTCAACACATTGAGAAATTATTGCTTCACGTTGGCAAGAAGGATCCGAATCCCGGACCGTTCCAACGCTACCCTGGAGGCGAAGGGCCGATTTTACGAAGCGGACCGCCGCTGCACGGTTCGGTGCCCTTGTCCTTACCGCAAGATTCGGGGCAGTTCACCCGGTTGAATCACCCGTTCTCCGGCACAACCATAGTCCACGACACGCACTCGTTTCCCGTATCAG GACTGGATCACGGATTGCCGTCAGGATTTCCTATTCAGGGTGGTCCAGAAATTCAATCCTCATCTGATCAGATCACCGTTCAGACATTGGAGGCGGTTACAGAAGATCGTGTCAGACTCGTCTTCACCGTCCCTCGTATACTGGTGGGACTTCACGGAAGGGTTGAAGTACGGTATACCAGCGAAATGAT GAACTCTGACCCATCAACGTGGAAATCCCAAATATTTGCGCCGCCCGACGATCTGATAGCAACGCAACAGCTGGAATTCGAGTTGGGGGACCTAGCACCATCGACTGAGTATAAGGTCATAGTGATGGTGAAGCTACGCGACTTATCAAACAGCCCGATCAGCAAGATATACAGGGTGGTCACTCTGGAGGCAGAGAACACTGACGCTGCAACGCTTCCGCCACAAATACCGACTGATGCCGAACTGACAGTAGCCGAAACAAACTCAACGTGGGCCAACATCGTCTGGCGAAAGTTTACCGAGTACGAGCTACAGTTTATCGACGGCGTCCAACTCCGATACAAGGAAATCGCAGGCAAGGTCTACGCCGCCACCCCGCTAATTCACAGAGCCGTGACGAGCTACgttcttgaaaatttgaaaccttCGGCGACCTATCAAGTTGAAATATACTTCATACCTTTCCCTGGCCAACCTAACGAACTAGTCAGTGAGAAATCG ATCAACTTCACCACGAGCTCAGCGCCGGATCCCTACGCCTTCGACATCAATGTTGCGATAAAGGGCATAAAATCAACGGAGGTGGAAGTCGCTTGGAAGGGTGTGCCGTATCCGGAGGACAAGTACGTGAACATATACCGAGCAATCTACCAGAGCGATACAGGAAAGGAAGATACGAGCACGTTCAAAATTGCTAAGAGAGACTCGCCTGCTAAAACGACAATAGGTGAACTTAAGCCGGGGACGCATTACCGCCTGTGGATCGAAGTATATCTCACTAACGGCAGGATAAAGAAAAGCAACGTGCAGGACTTTGTTACAAAACCGGGGATCCCTATGTCTGCCGGTGTTTTGCAACAACAAG GAAAGCTGGCTGCGCAGGTCCCGCTACACGAGGGTGACTATTACGGCCCTCTTGTTATTGTCGCGATCGTCGCGTCTCTTGCTATTTTATCAACACTTATTTTACTTATGATGCTGATGAAAAGACGCACCAGCAGCAAGGCGGACATCTCACCGCGGAAATCAACCGCCGCTTACGACAATCCCTCCTACAAG ACTTGTGAGAACGCAACGCCATCGGTATGCTGCAACGGGCACGAGATAGAAACTGAAACGATTCGGTGA
- the LOC124414023 gene encoding putative epidermal cell surface receptor isoform X2 produces the protein MLTMKISRRWLLQLLVTGSAVYGILAAAHTEEFTKATTLTDQRVNPLADNDVPGVRPLPTAVSNHETSKGQVLTATVGSDALSTYPLSGSEKVLATGNFKGNENVAKDLLSSTASTTAAYASSINMTRIAKELADSKETRVPSFENPAKDGPEFATESSGRALQGNSIGMQGEGKPDTRNSLHGNITDLSDVSMDEDDKDLEGGEYLASGNVTGLNFLADAPGPVELSPVQGAEVRCTQGNETYAPGAEVYRNCEERCVCSKDGRINDCRPLTCAPPFFRAGREIGDPLCRESSIPGEPCCVAVVCAQDSETEPEEFCYLGNETVPRGGTVEDGCSQVCVCEARGKLKCRPRCPSNSTSTSMATMMASNTNQPDKCVPVPDPRDACCTITLCDVTLGDHEIKPDFPSAEPYGNLIRIEAVNSTAMKLFFTNNTTPRNVTIQLSTDNVLWRAEKLREDKIIGGLEPSRTYYVRAIDGVGNRPIVTPLQVKLPGQPIASPTTTGTDSKGTEAAGVCNHRGTSYKIGAEWYDECISFCTCSEDVQGNGPKTECATIECPTDFGLDVLDPNCLDWESVPADFVPVAPRCCSQEVRCKNNGSCLYQDKMYNNWSEIPTNVTGCDKRCYCEMGNVSCQPACPPVPALPPTNLECPPTHASLRHLPGDECCLHWVCGKPSEASLPTTIGRNGTSTYSGPLATDSIDQLQPIGDKKIPSISEPIDQQKWTVMQGLSDRYTTIPRRKSHESAANFDSIINPDSTDDHGLIHYPMDPGHPTSQHTTVTAIPLTSASPTPPPYHGPYDPNFVLTQPSTEDIFRLTPRTHVKANHLIQVPKDKLKSRTESKKPIELMKPTNDATATGDVTRFAPPITPEKYENSSQLIPTLDKILPVSATKGSQDAPATATATTHVSPSDQKTNYTPFTHHLRAPNLIPATLLNDEVAVPHFQNHRETTIYRGTSPPTQAASTTTAAKFDGPKTVAPYDHWNDDPQSATRVSVTDNRFHLDHSTKPSRVVYLGNPMPNQLSYGPGILHPNTRNLPEELHSLIKLRHPGLVRLEEYPHGGDQNLYDTVVDLGAGAEGQRGDDGVLYRPGSLQYFNPREITETGGEYDVPQSSELPSGARQHIEKLLLHVGKKDPNPGPFQRYPGGEGPILRSGPPLHGSVPLSLPQDSGQFTRLNHPFSGTTIVHDTHSFPVSGLDHGLPSGFPIQGGPEIQSSSDQITVQTLEAVTEDRVRLVFTVPRILVGLHGRVEVRYTSEMMNSDPSTWKSQIFAPPDDLIATQQLEFELGDLAPSTEYKVIVMVKLRDLSNSPISKIYRVVTLEAENTDAATLPPQIPTDAELTVAETNSTWANIVWRKFTEYELQFIDGVQLRYKEIAGKVYAATPLIHRAVTSYVLENLKPSATYQVEIYFIPFPGQPNELVSEKSINFTTSSAPDPYAFDINVAIKGIKSTEVEVAWKGVPYPEDKYVNIYRAIYQSDTGKEDTSTFKIAKRDSPAKTTIGELKPGTHYRLWIEVYLTNGRIKKSNVQDFVTKPGIPMSAGVLQQQGKLAAQVPLHEGDYYGPLVIVAIVASLAILSTLILLMMLMKRRTSSKADISPRKSTAAYDNPSYKVEIQQETMDL, from the exons ATGCTAACCATGAAGATTTCGAGACGGTGGTTATTACAGTTACTGGTAACCGGATCAGCCGTCTATGGTATACTAGCTGCTGCGCACACCGAAGAATTCACGAAGGCTACAACGTTAACCGACCAACGAGTAAATCCTCTGG CTGACAATGACGTACCTGGTGTGCGACCGTTGCCCACGGCCGTCTCAAACCACGAGACGTCAAAGGGACAAGTTCTTACTGCGACGGTCGGAAGTGACGCACTGTCCACGTATCCTCTGAGCGGGAGCGAAAAAGTCTTGGCAACCGGTAATTTCAAAGGAAACGAAAACGTAGCCAAAGATCTACTATCGTCAACGGCATCGACGACTGCCGCGTATGCTTCGTCGATTAATATGACAAGAATAGCCAAAGAGCTAGCTGATTCGAAGGAGACACGCGTACCATCCTTCGAGAACCCGGCTAAAGATGGCCCAGAATTTGCAACAGAATCAAGCGGCCGTGCCCTGCAGGGAAATAGCATCGGTATGCAAGGTGAGGGAAAACCGGACACGAGAAATTCACTACACGGCAACATAACGGATTTAAGCGACGTCAGCATGGACGAGGATGACAAAGACCTCGAGGGTGGGGAGTATTTGGCGAGTGGAAACGTAACCGGGTTAAACTTTCTCGCGGATGCACCCGGACCTGTTGAGCTGTCACCTGTACAGGGTGCGGAGGTGAGATGTACCCAAGGCAATGAGACGTACGCGCCTGGAGCGGAGGTCTACAGAAATTGCGAGGAGCGATGCGTGTGTAGCAAGGACGGAAGAATCAATGATTGTCGGCCGCTTACTTGTGCGCCCCCATTTTTCCGCGCTGGAAGAGAAATCGGGGATCCCCTCTGTCGAGAGAGCTCAATACCAGGCGAGCCCTGTTGCGTTGCGGTAGTGTGTGCTCAAGATTCGG AAACGGAGCCGGAGGAATTCTGCTACCTGGGCAACGAAACCGTGCCAAGGGGTGGCACCGTCGAGGATGGATGCTCACAGGTGTGCGTATGCGAAGCGAGAGGAAAGCTCAAGTGCCGGCCAAGATGCCCTTCGAATTCGACGTCAACGTCAATGGCGACGATGATGGCATCGAACACGAACCAACCCGACAAGTGTGTCCCCGTACCCGATCCAAGAGACGCCTGCTGTACGATCACTCTCTGCGACGTGACTCTTGGCGACCACGAGATCAAGCCTGACTTTCCGTCGGCAGAGCCGTACGGTAATCTTATCAGAATAGAGGCGGTAAACTCGACCGCTATGAAACTGTTTTTCACCAACAATACGACACCGCGGAACGTCACGATTCAACTGTCAACGGATAATGTTCTTTGGAGGGCGGAGAAACTTCGCGAAG ATAAAATCATTGGAGGTTTGGAACCCTCCCGTACCTACTACGTTCGAGCGATCGACGGGGTGGGTAATCGGCCGATTGTGACGCCTCTGCAAGTCAAACTACCAGGTCAACCGATCGCGAGCCCTACAACAACTGGCACGGATAGTAAAGGCACCGAGGCAGCTGGTGTCTGCAATCACCGGGGTACATCGTACAAAATCGGCGCCGAATGGTACGACGAGTGCATATCGTTCTGCACTTGTAGCGAGGACGTTCAAGGGAATGGCCCAAAAACGGAATGCGCGACCATCGAGTGTCCGACCGACTTTGGTCTCGATGTGCTGGATCCGAACTGCCTCGACTGGGAGTCAGTGCCTGCAGATTTTGTGCCGGTAGCGCCCCGTTGTTGCTCCCAAGAGGTTAGGTGCAAAAACAACGGCTCCTGCCTTTACCAGGACAAAATGTACAACAATTGGAGTGAGATACCGACGAACGTAACCGGATGCGACAAGAGATGTTACTGCGAAATGGGAAACGTTTCCTGTCAACCAGCGTGCCCCCCCGTCCCAGCTTTGCCGCCAACGAATCTCGAATGCCCGCCGACTCACGCATCCCTGAGACATCTCCCCGGGGACGAGTGCTGCTTGCACTGGGTATGCGGAAAACCCTCCGAAGCCTCGTTGCCCACGACGATCG GAAGGAACGGTACGTCAACGTATTCCGGCCCCTTAGCCACAGACAGTATCGACCAGCTGCAGCCGATTGGCGATAAAAAGATACCGAGTATAAGCGAACCGATTGACCAACAGAAATGGACCGTTATGCAGGGATTGTCGGATCGTTACACAACGATCCCTAGACGAAAATCGCACGAGAGTGCGGCTAATTTTGACTCGATTATTAACCCCGACTCGACCGACGATCACGGACTAATCCACTACCCAATGGACCCGGGTCACCCGACGTCACAACACACCACCGTCACGGCCATACCATTGACGTCCGCATCGCCTACACCCCCACCTTACCACGGACCATATGACCCGAATTTCGTACTGACGCAACCTTCCACAGAGGACATCTTTCGATTGACGCCGCGGACCCACGTTAAAGCGAATCACCTAATACAGGTCCCCAAGGACAAGTTGAAATCGAGGACGGAATCGAAGAAACCTATCGAACTTATGAAACCGACCAACGACGCTACGGCCACAGGTGATGTGACGCGTTTCGCTCCCCCAATAACTCCGGAGAAGTATGAAAATTCGTCGCAATTGATTCCAACATTGGATAAGATTTTACCCGTATCGGCGACGAAGGGTTCGCAAGACGCGCCCGCCACCGCCACCGCCACCACCCACGTTTCGCCCTCTGACCAGAAAACCAATTACACGCCGTTTACCCACCACCTGCGCGCGCCCAACCTAATTCCCGCAACACTTCTCAACGACGAGGTTGCCGTACCTCATTTCCAAAATCACCGTGAGACCACGATCTACCGAGGCACGTCGCCTCCTACGCAGGCCGCAAGCACTACCACCGCCGCGAAGTTCGACGGGCCGAAAACTGTCGCACCATACGATCACTGGAACGATGACCCGCAATCAGCCACGAGGGTTTCGGTAACGGACAATCGATTTCACCTCGATCATAGTACAAAACCTTCACGCGTAGTATACCTTGGAAATCCGATGCCCAATCAGCTCTCGTACGGCCCAGGTATCCTACATCCGAATACTCGCAACTTGCCCGAAGAGTTACATAGCTTGATTAAACTCCGTCATCCTGGTCTGGTACGGCTGGAGGAATACCCACACGGCGGTGATCAGAATCTTTACGACACGGTGGTGGATCTGGGCGCGGGAGCAGAAGGACAACGCGGGGATGACGGGGTGCTGTACCGACCTGGCTCTTTGCAATATTTCAATCCTCGTGAAATTACTGAGACAGGTGGCGAATACGATGTACCCCAAAGCTCCGAGCTACCCAGCGGGGCACGTCAACACATTGAGAAATTATTGCTTCACGTTGGCAAGAAGGATCCGAATCCCGGACCGTTCCAACGCTACCCTGGAGGCGAAGGGCCGATTTTACGAAGCGGACCGCCGCTGCACGGTTCGGTGCCCTTGTCCTTACCGCAAGATTCGGGGCAGTTCACCCGGTTGAATCACCCGTTCTCCGGCACAACCATAGTCCACGACACGCACTCGTTTCCCGTATCAG GACTGGATCACGGATTGCCGTCAGGATTTCCTATTCAGGGTGGTCCAGAAATTCAATCCTCATCTGATCAGATCACCGTTCAGACATTGGAGGCGGTTACAGAAGATCGTGTCAGACTCGTCTTCACCGTCCCTCGTATACTGGTGGGACTTCACGGAAGGGTTGAAGTACGGTATACCAGCGAAATGAT GAACTCTGACCCATCAACGTGGAAATCCCAAATATTTGCGCCGCCCGACGATCTGATAGCAACGCAACAGCTGGAATTCGAGTTGGGGGACCTAGCACCATCGACTGAGTATAAGGTCATAGTGATGGTGAAGCTACGCGACTTATCAAACAGCCCGATCAGCAAGATATACAGGGTGGTCACTCTGGAGGCAGAGAACACTGACGCTGCAACGCTTCCGCCACAAATACCGACTGATGCCGAACTGACAGTAGCCGAAACAAACTCAACGTGGGCCAACATCGTCTGGCGAAAGTTTACCGAGTACGAGCTACAGTTTATCGACGGCGTCCAACTCCGATACAAGGAAATCGCAGGCAAGGTCTACGCCGCCACCCCGCTAATTCACAGAGCCGTGACGAGCTACgttcttgaaaatttgaaaccttCGGCGACCTATCAAGTTGAAATATACTTCATACCTTTCCCTGGCCAACCTAACGAACTAGTCAGTGAGAAATCG ATCAACTTCACCACGAGCTCAGCGCCGGATCCCTACGCCTTCGACATCAATGTTGCGATAAAGGGCATAAAATCAACGGAGGTGGAAGTCGCTTGGAAGGGTGTGCCGTATCCGGAGGACAAGTACGTGAACATATACCGAGCAATCTACCAGAGCGATACAGGAAAGGAAGATACGAGCACGTTCAAAATTGCTAAGAGAGACTCGCCTGCTAAAACGACAATAGGTGAACTTAAGCCGGGGACGCATTACCGCCTGTGGATCGAAGTATATCTCACTAACGGCAGGATAAAGAAAAGCAACGTGCAGGACTTTGTTACAAAACCGGGGATCCCTATGTCTGCCGGTGTTTTGCAACAACAAG GAAAGCTGGCTGCGCAGGTCCCGCTACACGAGGGTGACTATTACGGCCCTCTTGTTATTGTCGCGATCGTCGCGTCTCTTGCTATTTTATCAACACTTATTTTACTTATGATGCTGATGAAAAGACGCACCAGCAGCAAGGCGGACATCTCACCGCGGAAATCAACCGCCGCTTACGACAATCCCTCCTACAAGGTAGAAATACAACAAGAAACTATGG ACTTGTGA